The Caulifigura coniformis genome includes a region encoding these proteins:
- a CDS encoding MFS transporter, with protein MHVDTGPDNNATLPPGVPWYKLLTKYHWFVFVVAALGWLFDCLDQQLFILARPAAMKELLAGTGIPEAAMKGEILKWSDIATAVFIAGWATGGLVFGMLGDRIGRTKTMMFTILIYSACTGLSALSTSVYDFAFYRFLTGLGVGGEFAVGVALIAEAMPAAARPYALASLQALSAIGNILAALINLGLGVAEEHGLPTSPWRIMFMIGALPALLALIIRLKLKEPEAWTKVSHEGATAKQLGSYRELFSTPLWRKHALLGLVLACSGVVGLWGVGFYTPDLIRSVQTPKVTKQVYEQEIAAAEGATAESLKRVQAAIESKTSDQLPAEDQAIQEAMDKKVSSKVSLYTSFTSIAINIGAFFGMYGFGVLAQRIGRKPTFAIALISAFTITVIVFHSLTDMWQIMVLVPIMGFCQLSLFAGYAVYLPELFPTRLRSTGTSFCYNVGRFVAAFGPLVKIAITGFFITNTFGYAEPLRPAGMAMCGVFLIGLLVLPFLPETKGKPLPE; from the coding sequence ATGCACGTCGACACCGGTCCCGACAACAATGCCACCCTGCCGCCCGGTGTTCCGTGGTACAAGCTGCTGACGAAGTATCACTGGTTCGTGTTCGTCGTGGCGGCGCTGGGCTGGCTGTTCGACTGCCTTGATCAGCAGCTGTTCATTCTGGCTCGTCCGGCCGCGATGAAGGAGCTTCTGGCAGGCACGGGAATTCCCGAGGCCGCCATGAAGGGGGAAATCCTGAAGTGGAGCGACATCGCGACGGCGGTGTTCATTGCAGGATGGGCGACGGGCGGCCTCGTGTTCGGCATGCTGGGAGACCGGATCGGCCGCACGAAGACCATGATGTTCACCATCCTGATCTACTCGGCCTGCACGGGGCTGAGCGCGCTCTCGACTTCGGTTTACGATTTTGCGTTTTACCGCTTCCTGACGGGGCTGGGCGTCGGCGGTGAATTCGCCGTCGGCGTGGCGCTGATCGCGGAAGCAATGCCCGCGGCAGCGCGACCTTATGCACTCGCGTCACTGCAGGCGCTGTCTGCGATTGGCAATATCCTGGCGGCGTTGATCAACCTGGGCCTGGGGGTTGCCGAGGAGCATGGGCTCCCGACGAGTCCGTGGCGCATCATGTTCATGATCGGCGCGCTGCCTGCGCTCCTGGCGCTGATCATCCGGCTGAAGCTCAAAGAGCCGGAAGCATGGACGAAAGTGTCGCACGAGGGGGCCACCGCGAAGCAGCTCGGCTCCTATCGCGAGCTGTTTTCGACCCCGCTGTGGCGCAAGCACGCGCTCCTGGGGCTTGTGCTGGCGTGTTCGGGCGTTGTGGGGCTGTGGGGTGTCGGATTCTACACTCCGGACCTGATCCGATCGGTGCAGACTCCGAAGGTCACCAAGCAGGTTTATGAGCAGGAGATCGCGGCTGCCGAGGGCGCCACGGCCGAGAGCCTGAAGCGGGTTCAGGCGGCGATCGAGTCGAAGACTTCTGACCAGTTGCCGGCCGAGGACCAGGCGATCCAGGAGGCGATGGACAAGAAGGTCAGTTCGAAGGTTTCGCTGTACACGAGCTTTACGTCGATCGCGATCAATATCGGCGCCTTCTTCGGGATGTATGGCTTCGGCGTGCTGGCTCAGCGGATTGGCCGGAAGCCGACTTTCGCGATCGCCCTGATTTCGGCGTTCACGATCACGGTGATCGTGTTCCACTCGCTGACGGACATGTGGCAGATCATGGTGCTCGTGCCGATCATGGGCTTCTGCCAGCTCTCGCTGTTCGCCGGATACGCGGTCTACCTGCCGGAACTCTTCCCGACGCGGCTGCGGTCGACGGGAACGAGCTTCTGCTACAACGTCGGCCGGTTCGTCGCGGCCTTTGGCCCGCTGGTGAAAATTGCGATCACGGGCTTCTTCATCACCAACACGTTCGGCTATGCGGAACCGCTGCGGCCGGCGGGCATGGCGATGTGCGGAGTGTTCCTGATCGGCCTGCTGGTTCTTCCATTCCTGCCCGAAACGAAGGGAAAACCGCTTCCCGAATGA
- a CDS encoding tyrosine-type recombinase/integrase encodes MPHFPKPFFKRSRGSWYVEIDRKQVKLGPDREGAFRRYHELMRQPEAKVLTSESVVALADQFLGWLKSHRSPDTFSWYQYRIERFCRRYPELTTDALKPFHVQQWVDSYPKLSRTSKRNYVRSVKRCLKWGVQQGYLASSPIEQLEVPGGDRKETFVTVEEYERLLAHLSDQAFRDLIVTTWETGCRPQESLRVEARHVDLKHSRWVFPKSESKGKRQPRVVYLTPAALEITQRRMNEFPTGPLFRNRNGNPWTPDSANCAFDRLRTRIFQRSNPANEELVAEAATRIRLMLSPERIIEGDAVPKSPRQLQAEARRKALAELVKKHVPRYSLYALRHSWATNALKSGVDPLTTAILLGHSDPSTLSRVYQHLGLNPAHMLEQARRASGGAAAS; translated from the coding sequence GTGCCCCATTTCCCGAAACCGTTCTTTAAGCGCTCGCGCGGTAGCTGGTACGTCGAGATCGACCGCAAGCAGGTCAAGCTCGGCCCTGATCGCGAAGGAGCGTTCCGCCGCTACCACGAGCTCATGCGGCAGCCGGAAGCCAAGGTTCTCACCTCGGAATCGGTCGTCGCACTGGCCGACCAGTTCCTGGGCTGGCTCAAGAGCCATCGCTCGCCCGACACGTTTTCTTGGTACCAGTACCGCATCGAGCGTTTCTGCCGGCGTTACCCGGAACTGACGACCGACGCCCTGAAGCCATTTCACGTCCAGCAGTGGGTCGACAGCTATCCGAAGCTGAGCCGAACCTCGAAGCGCAATTACGTCCGATCGGTCAAGCGCTGTCTGAAGTGGGGCGTCCAGCAGGGCTACCTGGCCAGCAGCCCGATCGAGCAGCTGGAAGTTCCCGGCGGCGACCGCAAAGAAACGTTCGTCACGGTCGAGGAGTACGAGCGGCTGCTCGCCCATCTTTCTGACCAGGCCTTCCGCGACCTGATCGTCACGACCTGGGAGACAGGTTGCCGGCCCCAGGAGTCGCTTCGCGTTGAAGCCCGTCACGTCGACCTGAAACATTCGCGATGGGTGTTTCCGAAATCGGAGTCCAAAGGCAAGCGGCAGCCGCGTGTGGTGTATCTCACGCCGGCGGCCCTGGAGATCACGCAGCGTCGTATGAACGAGTTTCCGACAGGGCCGCTGTTCCGTAACCGGAACGGTAATCCGTGGACGCCGGACTCGGCCAATTGTGCGTTCGACCGGCTCAGAACCCGGATCTTCCAGCGATCGAATCCGGCGAACGAAGAGCTGGTCGCCGAGGCGGCGACACGTATTCGGTTGATGCTCAGTCCGGAGCGGATCATCGAAGGCGATGCTGTTCCGAAGTCGCCTCGGCAGCTGCAGGCGGAAGCACGCAGGAAGGCACTGGCCGAACTCGTGAAGAAGCATGTTCCGCGTTACTCCCTGTATGCCCTCCGGCACTCCTGGGCGACAAATGCGCTGAAGTCAGGCGTCGACCCCCTCACAACTGCGATACTTTTAGGACATTCGGATCCTTCCACGCTCAGCCGTGTGTACCAGCATCTGGGCCTCAATCCGGCCCACATGCTGGAGCAGGCTCGGCGTGCTTCCGGAGGCGCGGCGGCCTCTTAA
- a CDS encoding helix-turn-helix domain-containing protein gives MKELQNISELMSVATVAKRLKHSPATVYALIESGRLAHYRCPGIRVSEEQLQAFLESVKQPAQKTEQSPPPARIKLRHISL, from the coding sequence ATGAAGGAATTGCAGAACATCTCAGAACTGATGTCAGTCGCGACGGTGGCGAAGCGTCTCAAGCACTCGCCAGCGACGGTGTACGCGCTGATTGAGAGCGGAAGACTGGCGCACTACCGCTGCCCGGGCATCCGGGTCAGCGAAGAGCAGCTACAGGCCTTCCTCGAATCAGTAAAGCAGCCGGCGCAGAAGACAGAACAATCTCCTCCGCCGGCTCGAATCAAGCTGCGGCACATTTCGCTTTAA
- a CDS encoding helix-turn-helix transcriptional regulator, translating into MTQEPLLSIKDLCVITGVCRRTIHRIRKAGELPEPIRIGRRPRWRREDIDAWLNRRGSHEPNERYPSQTAG; encoded by the coding sequence ATGACCCAGGAACCGCTCCTTTCCATCAAGGATCTCTGTGTGATTACAGGAGTCTGCCGCCGCACGATCCACAGGATTCGCAAGGCAGGCGAATTGCCCGAACCGATTCGCATTGGACGGCGGCCACGCTGGCGCCGCGAAGACATCGACGCCTGGCTCAATCGCAGAGGAAGTCACGAGCCCAATGAACGATATCCAAGTCAGACAGCTGGCTAG
- a CDS encoding type IV secretory system conjugative DNA transfer family protein: MYFLSRWLQRGSILLWAYSGTVVGVAYWPTSGILLVAAAFARMRRRRGQWNILGSAQWADERELKRHGMIGANSGLILGYIYLPPERIRVLRRLMCGWMSSKEACEQFWQLFGRYRREPVRLPQAIHTAVFAPSGAGKGVSVIAHFMMTCADSIAVLDPKGEHARRFAAYREKEFGQPSFVIDPFHNFTDKSDSLNPLDLIDASSPVAIDDAAALAKDLVVRSPEEKEPYFNNSAETWLKALICLVVVYGGAYGSRSLQTVRALLSSPEHLQQAIKLMRESDAWGGMLARMGGQLEQFVDRERASVLTTAQQHTRFLDTPSIAAITQASTFDPAKLKTEKMTVFLILPPEYLRSLSGLLRMWIGCLLRAVVKNGNGDESRVHFILDEAASLGSMEALDDALDKYRSYGVRLQFYYQSLGQLRKCFPEGQDQTLLSNTSQIYFGVNDTSTADLVSQRLGDETIVLNSGGTSSGTTRQHTGGCHPSDSISYSSNTNSNWQFQARRLLKPEEVIALPPRMAITFTPGVSPVCTTLTPYHEERSLRRRGFVGRAVAALRMFALSLICFLLSLVMAGFVTLFVENALRRSGRI, encoded by the coding sequence ATGTACTTCCTGTCGCGCTGGTTGCAGAGAGGCTCGATTCTCCTATGGGCGTATTCGGGAACGGTGGTCGGGGTGGCTTACTGGCCCACCTCGGGGATTCTGCTGGTCGCCGCAGCGTTTGCTCGCATGCGCCGTCGCCGCGGGCAATGGAATATTCTCGGAAGCGCACAATGGGCCGATGAAAGGGAACTGAAACGCCACGGGATGATCGGCGCCAACAGCGGTCTCATCCTGGGTTACATCTATCTGCCGCCTGAACGGATCCGGGTGCTGCGGCGATTGATGTGCGGCTGGATGTCGTCGAAGGAAGCCTGCGAACAGTTCTGGCAGCTGTTTGGGCGATACCGCAGGGAGCCCGTAAGGCTGCCGCAGGCGATTCATACGGCTGTCTTCGCACCGTCAGGCGCCGGTAAGGGGGTGTCGGTCATCGCGCATTTCATGATGACGTGCGCGGACTCGATTGCCGTACTGGATCCCAAGGGCGAACACGCGAGGCGCTTTGCGGCCTACCGCGAAAAAGAGTTCGGCCAGCCGAGCTTTGTGATCGATCCGTTCCATAACTTCACGGACAAATCTGACAGCCTGAACCCGCTCGATCTGATCGACGCCAGCAGTCCGGTTGCAATCGACGATGCGGCCGCACTCGCCAAGGATTTGGTCGTCCGATCGCCTGAGGAGAAAGAGCCCTACTTCAACAACTCTGCAGAGACGTGGCTCAAGGCACTCATCTGCCTGGTTGTCGTGTATGGCGGTGCTTACGGCAGCCGGTCTCTTCAGACAGTTCGTGCTCTACTCAGCAGCCCTGAGCATCTGCAGCAAGCGATCAAGCTCATGCGCGAATCCGACGCGTGGGGCGGAATGCTGGCCCGAATGGGGGGCCAGCTGGAGCAGTTCGTCGACCGCGAGCGCGCCTCGGTCCTTACTACGGCCCAGCAGCACACGCGGTTTCTCGATACGCCGAGCATCGCGGCGATCACTCAGGCGAGCACTTTCGACCCGGCAAAGCTGAAGACGGAAAAAATGACCGTGTTTCTGATCCTGCCGCCTGAATACCTCCGATCGCTGTCGGGACTTCTGCGGATGTGGATCGGATGCCTGCTGCGGGCAGTCGTCAAAAACGGAAATGGCGATGAGTCTCGCGTGCACTTCATTCTCGACGAAGCTGCATCCCTCGGCTCGATGGAAGCACTCGATGATGCCCTGGACAAGTACCGCAGCTACGGCGTGCGTCTGCAGTTCTATTACCAAAGCCTGGGCCAGCTCAGGAAGTGCTTTCCGGAAGGGCAGGACCAGACGCTGCTGTCCAACACTTCGCAAATCTATTTCGGTGTCAACGATACTTCCACGGCCGATCTCGTCAGCCAAAGACTGGGCGATGAAACCATCGTCCTGAACAGCGGTGGTACGAGTTCCGGAACCACGCGTCAGCACACCGGCGGCTGCCATCCCAGCGACAGCATCAGCTATTCGAGCAACACGAACAGCAACTGGCAGTTCCAGGCCAGGCGGCTGCTGAAGCCCGAAGAAGTGATCGCACTGCCGCCGCGGATGGCGATCACCTTCACGCCGGGCGTCTCTCCCGTCTGCACCACCCTCACCCCTTACCACGAAGAACGGTCGCTACGACGCCGGGGCTTCGTCGGAAGGGCGGTTGCGGCCCTCCGGATGTTCGCGCTGTCGCTGATCTGTTTCCTGCTGAGTCTTGTCATGGCCGGCTTCGTCACGCTGTTCGTGGAAAACGCGCTGCGACGCTCCGGCCGCATCTAG
- a CDS encoding ParB/RepB/Spo0J family partition protein — MNSSVSQNSIPINRIRTGPNPLRLHLGEDTQEMQDLITSIREFGVLEPVGVCASGDGYLLIFGNRRLHAAKQAGIAHVPAVIHPSPASEADFLALQIQENEHRVNVEPVAFGEALKTMQGRLGCTQAELARRMKMNPVRMSRLISLASLPDPVKALVAEERLPVSTALELAQLDVAEQASFILRALKDGVTRDEVVAHRRASRSQQSRNSAGRVSVQLDGNRRLILTGVGRTIKEARSAIREALGVFRKAEQAGQSLETCIRSQADRFRPESGAEAGSKSRVPVQQEK, encoded by the coding sequence ATGAACAGCTCAGTGTCTCAGAACAGCATTCCAATCAATCGAATCAGGACCGGCCCGAACCCGCTGCGGCTCCACCTGGGCGAAGACACTCAGGAGATGCAGGATCTGATCACCAGCATCAGGGAATTCGGCGTGCTGGAGCCGGTAGGTGTGTGCGCGAGCGGCGACGGTTACCTGCTGATCTTCGGCAATCGACGCCTCCATGCCGCGAAGCAGGCGGGAATCGCGCATGTGCCAGCGGTGATTCACCCCTCGCCCGCAAGCGAAGCGGATTTCCTTGCGCTGCAGATTCAGGAGAACGAGCATCGGGTCAACGTCGAGCCCGTTGCGTTCGGCGAAGCACTCAAGACGATGCAGGGCAGGCTTGGCTGCACGCAGGCAGAGCTCGCCCGCCGGATGAAGATGAATCCGGTCAGGATGTCGCGACTCATCTCGCTTGCCAGCCTTCCCGATCCGGTCAAGGCCCTGGTTGCGGAGGAACGGCTTCCCGTATCAACCGCACTCGAACTCGCGCAGCTCGACGTTGCGGAGCAGGCCAGCTTCATCCTGCGTGCTTTGAAGGACGGTGTGACCAGGGACGAAGTCGTGGCTCACCGTCGCGCATCGCGATCGCAACAGTCCCGCAATTCAGCCGGTCGCGTCTCCGTGCAGCTGGACGGAAATCGCAGGCTCATCCTTACCGGAGTCGGCCGGACGATCAAAGAAGCCAGGAGCGCGATTCGTGAAGCGCTTGGAGTCTTCCGGAAGGCGGAGCAGGCCGGACAGAGCCTGGAGACCTGCATCCGCAGCCAGGCCGACCGCTTCAGGCCCGAGTCAGGGGCCGAGGCCGGTTCTAAATCCCGTGTCCCTGTCCAACAGGAGAAGTGA
- a CDS encoding CopG family ribbon-helix-helix protein — protein MERINVTCRLPAEDVAFLDQIAINMERDRSYLIKKAVEEYIASQRWQLEEIDRGLAEIEAGQLASDDEVEAAFRELGA, from the coding sequence ATGGAGAGAATCAATGTCACGTGCCGTCTTCCCGCAGAAGACGTTGCGTTCCTGGATCAGATCGCCATCAACATGGAGCGAGACCGCAGCTATCTGATCAAGAAGGCGGTCGAAGAGTACATTGCCTCGCAACGCTGGCAACTCGAAGAGATCGACCGTGGGTTAGCCGAGATCGAAGCCGGCCAGCTCGCTAGCGACGATGAAGTCGAAGCCGCCTTCCGCGAGCTTGGTGCGTGA
- a CDS encoding type II toxin-antitoxin system RelE/ParE family toxin translates to MKVIWASGAVRSLVAIRHYISVDDPVAAGHVAAKIKAAVKNLETFPHAGRPGVRENTRELVIGGLPYVVVYRVGDSAVYIARVLHTSRHWQEGAWE, encoded by the coding sequence GTGAAGGTCATCTGGGCCTCAGGTGCAGTGCGGTCGCTGGTTGCGATACGCCACTACATTTCTGTTGACGATCCTGTCGCCGCCGGGCATGTCGCGGCCAAGATCAAGGCTGCGGTGAAAAACCTTGAGACCTTCCCGCATGCCGGCCGTCCTGGCGTACGGGAAAACACGCGCGAACTGGTCATCGGTGGCTTGCCTTATGTGGTCGTCTACCGCGTTGGCGATTCAGCGGTCTACATCGCCCGCGTGTTGCACACGAGCCGACATTGGCAGGAGGGCGCATGGGAATGA
- a CDS encoding tyrosine-type recombinase/integrase yields the protein MPRLIMEAGTAAEFAWDEFFAATLRNPHTRAAYRRAVVRFLTWAEQFDLPLARLTPALAGRFITEYQGSAPSRKLALAALRSFFDLLVVRQAAFLNPFSSVRGERFSVIEGKTPEIGKDNARRLLASITASRPVGLRDRAIIGVLVYTAARAGAVASLRLRDFAHDGTQYGFRFAEKGGKSRFIPCRADLQAIMLDYLATIDTDAESKDAPLFRSVAGRTGQLTAKPIRGIDVYRLMKRRLKEAGLPTSYSPHSSRVTVITDLLEQGVPLEDVQALAGHSDSRTTKLYDRRQKKITRNLVERISI from the coding sequence ATGCCACGGCTGATCATGGAGGCCGGCACCGCTGCTGAATTCGCCTGGGACGAGTTCTTCGCGGCCACCCTTCGAAATCCACATACCCGCGCGGCATACCGAAGAGCCGTCGTCCGCTTTCTCACATGGGCCGAGCAGTTTGATCTGCCGCTTGCCCGCCTTACCCCGGCTCTGGCCGGCCGCTTTATCACTGAGTACCAGGGTTCCGCTCCCTCACGGAAGCTTGCTCTGGCGGCACTTCGATCGTTCTTTGACCTGCTTGTGGTCCGTCAGGCCGCCTTTTTGAATCCATTCTCAAGCGTCCGGGGCGAAAGATTCTCGGTCATCGAAGGAAAGACGCCAGAGATTGGCAAGGACAACGCAAGAAGACTGCTCGCATCGATCACTGCGTCCCGGCCGGTCGGACTTCGTGACCGCGCAATCATCGGAGTGCTCGTCTACACGGCCGCACGTGCCGGGGCAGTCGCCTCTCTGCGGCTCCGCGATTTCGCCCACGACGGTACGCAGTATGGTTTCCGCTTCGCCGAGAAAGGCGGGAAGTCACGCTTCATCCCGTGCCGGGCCGATCTTCAGGCGATCATGCTCGACTATCTCGCCACCATCGACACGGACGCGGAGAGCAAGGACGCTCCGCTCTTCCGCTCGGTGGCCGGACGAACGGGCCAGCTCACTGCGAAGCCAATCCGCGGCATCGATGTCTACCGGCTGATGAAGCGGCGCCTGAAAGAGGCCGGACTTCCGACGAGCTATTCCCCTCACTCCTCCCGCGTAACGGTCATAACAGACCTCCTCGAACAGGGTGTGCCGCTCGAAGACGTCCAGGCGTTGGCCGGGCATTCGGATTCGAGGACGACCAAGCTCTACGATCGCCGCCAGAAGAAGATCACTCGCAACCTGGTCGAGCGGATTTCGATCTGA
- a CDS encoding prepilin-type N-terminal cleavage/methylation domain-containing protein, with the protein MENRTRTPDGFTLIELSVALVLIALLAAGVLAGRALIENAEARKISSYPEAMRTVVRAFQLKYSALPGDITNATEIWGSGSPTAGSVSATSPVQTGTYDGNGDGRISPSSPAPHYAFQESGAAWQHLANAGLIPGTFSGYNSFFADDYFMNIAGGTDLAAPRPEGITGAWWGFIHLGPASLAYPVSAASWHAQNVLALTSINPCTGHGIWGLDVLTVGMMQSIDGKVDDGAPHAGRVIVPNSNTAQGGGGCWITPEATCLAADATSWAYNLEVRDTRICTPVFLMDF; encoded by the coding sequence ATGGAGAACCGGACTCGCACGCCTGACGGATTCACGCTCATCGAACTTTCCGTCGCGCTCGTGCTCATCGCCCTTCTGGCCGCCGGTGTACTTGCCGGGCGGGCCCTGATCGAGAATGCCGAGGCGAGGAAGATCAGTTCTTACCCGGAAGCGATGCGCACCGTCGTACGCGCGTTCCAGCTGAAATACAGCGCCCTGCCCGGCGACATCACGAATGCGACGGAGATCTGGGGATCCGGATCGCCCACCGCCGGGTCGGTGTCGGCAACGAGCCCTGTCCAGACCGGGACATATGACGGCAATGGCGACGGACGGATCTCACCGTCCAGTCCTGCGCCCCACTACGCGTTCCAGGAGTCGGGGGCCGCCTGGCAGCACCTGGCCAATGCGGGTCTGATTCCGGGGACGTTCAGCGGCTACAACAGCTTCTTTGCCGATGACTACTTCATGAACATCGCCGGGGGGACCGACCTGGCAGCGCCTCGCCCCGAGGGAATCACCGGCGCGTGGTGGGGCTTCATTCACCTGGGACCGGCGAGCCTGGCCTATCCGGTATCGGCGGCCTCCTGGCACGCACAGAACGTGCTGGCGCTGACGTCGATCAATCCCTGTACCGGTCACGGGATCTGGGGACTGGACGTCCTGACGGTGGGAATGATGCAGAGCATCGATGGAAAGGTGGACGACGGCGCCCCACATGCCGGACGTGTCATCGTGCCCAACAGCAATACGGCTCAGGGCGGAGGGGGCTGCTGGATCACACCCGAGGCGACCTGCCTCGCGGCCGATGCCACGTCGTGGGCCTATAATCTTGAGGTGCGCGACACGCGCATCTGTACGCCGGTTTTCCTGATGGATTTCTGA
- a CDS encoding ArdC family protein: protein METATTTREDIYTRITNQIIEKLEAGTRPWFQPWQVKHTAGSVTRPLRHNGERYQGVNVLSLWMSAELNGYTSPFWLTFQQARELKAHVKKGEKGSPVVYTSTFKKKDKDDAGEEIEEEIPFLKQYTVFNADQIEGLPAHFTATIPQAATTHERIEHAEAFFANTGADIRYGGNRAFYTIDEDYIRLPHFEAFRDAESHAATLAHELTHWTRHASRLNRDLGRKRFGDAGYAAEELVAELGSAFLSADLGITPEVREDHASYLECWLKVLKDDKRAIFTAASLATKAVEYLHGLQTRPAG from the coding sequence ATGGAAACGGCAACCACCACACGCGAAGACATCTACACCCGCATCACCAACCAGATCATCGAGAAGCTGGAAGCGGGCACGCGGCCCTGGTTCCAGCCTTGGCAGGTGAAACATACCGCCGGGAGCGTCACGCGACCCTTGCGGCACAATGGCGAGCGCTACCAGGGAGTCAACGTCCTGTCACTGTGGATGTCGGCGGAGTTGAACGGCTACACGTCGCCATTCTGGCTGACGTTCCAGCAGGCACGGGAGCTGAAAGCACACGTCAAGAAAGGCGAGAAAGGTTCACCGGTCGTCTATACCAGCACGTTCAAGAAGAAGGACAAGGACGACGCCGGCGAAGAGATCGAGGAGGAGATCCCGTTCCTGAAGCAATACACCGTGTTCAACGCCGACCAGATCGAAGGCCTGCCCGCTCATTTCACGGCGACGATTCCGCAGGCGGCGACGACGCATGAACGAATCGAGCACGCTGAAGCGTTCTTCGCGAACACCGGAGCCGATATTCGCTATGGCGGCAACCGGGCGTTCTACACGATCGACGAGGACTATATCCGCCTGCCCCACTTCGAGGCCTTCCGCGACGCGGAATCGCATGCGGCGACGCTCGCCCATGAGCTGACGCACTGGACGCGGCATGCGTCGCGGCTGAACCGTGACTTGGGCCGGAAACGCTTTGGCGATGCCGGCTACGCAGCCGAGGAGCTGGTCGCCGAGCTGGGATCGGCCTTCCTGTCGGCCGATCTGGGAATCACCCCGGAAGTGCGGGAGGACCACGCCAGCTATCTGGAATGCTGGCTCAAGGTGCTGAAGGACGACAAGCGGGCGATCTTCACGGCAGCATCACTGGCAACGAAGGCGGTTGAGTACCTGCACGGCCTGCAGACGCGGCCGGCCGGTTGA
- a CDS encoding type II toxin-antitoxin system PemK/MazF family toxin, translating into MLRGEVWWVDFGPTIGGEIQKTRPAVIVSNDSANRFANRLQVVPVTSNVAKFYPCDAAITVGGRPGRAMADQLMTVSKQRLTGRLGTLSRSELRAIENSLRIQLALVL; encoded by the coding sequence ATGTTGCGTGGTGAGGTCTGGTGGGTTGATTTCGGGCCGACGATCGGCGGCGAGATCCAGAAGACGCGGCCGGCGGTAATCGTCAGCAACGATTCGGCAAACCGCTTCGCCAACCGCCTGCAGGTCGTGCCGGTCACGAGCAATGTTGCGAAGTTCTATCCCTGTGATGCCGCGATTACGGTGGGCGGCAGGCCCGGCCGCGCCATGGCCGACCAGTTGATGACGGTGAGCAAACAGCGATTGACCGGCAGGCTTGGCACGTTGAGCAGGAGCGAATTGCGGGCGATCGAGAATTCCCTGCGGATTCAGCTGGCGCTGGTGCTGTGA
- a CDS encoding addiction module antitoxin: MNRKLTISIDAAVYDGLLATVGRGRISSFLESLARPLVVPGHLDSVYAEMAMDAGREADAAEWTEGLVADPHVAW, from the coding sequence ATGAATCGCAAGCTGACTATCTCGATCGACGCGGCGGTCTATGACGGCCTGCTCGCCACGGTGGGCCGCGGCCGGATCAGCTCATTCCTCGAAAGCCTCGCCCGCCCACTGGTCGTTCCCGGTCACCTCGACTCCGTCTACGCCGAAATGGCGATGGACGCCGGGCGTGAGGCCGACGCCGCGGAATGGACGGAAGGCCTCGTTGCGGATCCGCATGTTGCGTGGTGA
- a CDS encoding type II secretion system protein has product MAHPDHHRHAAFTLVELSIVLVIVALIIGGIVVGRELITVSKLRADISLIQQFDQNVQTFKTKYGCLPGDCVQPERFFTGLAWNEEGNGDGVIGFNTGTPGTVFRNGSFSNNETSFAMDQMARAGLSPALPFSTTGANASVLPALKSTPSFKFMIQAKCNSVGAACYTIGGHYYYLGITSGGPTILNSSPTAYTPAEGFAIDSKIDDGKAITGKVESGFVGGNYFMPMPSVWNPTSYSCPAWHASQGLNGSCDYDKTRTDKALNILISSSGI; this is encoded by the coding sequence ATGGCTCACCCTGATCACCACCGTCACGCCGCCTTCACACTCGTCGAGCTGTCGATTGTGCTGGTGATCGTCGCGCTCATCATCGGTGGAATCGTGGTGGGGAGGGAACTGATCACCGTTTCCAAGCTACGTGCGGACATCAGCCTGATCCAGCAGTTTGACCAGAATGTCCAGACGTTCAAAACGAAATACGGATGTCTGCCGGGCGATTGCGTGCAACCCGAACGCTTCTTTACAGGCCTTGCCTGGAACGAGGAAGGCAATGGCGATGGGGTCATCGGTTTCAATACAGGCACGCCCGGAACCGTTTTCAGGAATGGCTCGTTTAGCAACAACGAGACGTCATTTGCCATGGACCAGATGGCCCGTGCGGGTCTGAGCCCGGCGTTACCCTTCAGTACAACAGGCGCCAACGCTTCGGTGCTCCCTGCGTTGAAGTCAACACCTTCGTTCAAATTCATGATCCAGGCCAAGTGCAATAGCGTCGGCGCGGCATGCTATACCATCGGAGGCCATTATTATTATCTGGGAATCACCTCCGGGGGGCCGACTATCCTGAACTCGTCGCCAACGGCCTACACACCTGCCGAGGGATTCGCCATTGACAGCAAAATCGATGACGGCAAGGCGATTACCGGCAAAGTCGAATCGGGTTTTGTTGGCGGCAACTACTTTATGCCCATGCCGAGCGTCTGGAATCCCACGAGTTACAGCTGCCCGGCTTGGCATGCGAGCCAAGGCCTGAACGGCAGCTGCGACTACGACAAGACCAGGACGGACAAGGCCCTCAACATCCTGATCAGCTCATCGGGCATCTAG